From a single Rhodospirillaceae bacterium genomic region:
- the speB gene encoding agmatinase — protein sequence MIEQPTFSGIRRFLQFPDQLIEGEKPDVTVVGIPFDLGTTNRPGCRFGPAAIRDASFMLMDGAHPELRANPIEDLRCIDAGDLNIANGYLEQSLEMIENQVRDIDSHLIALGGDHTVTLPILRAQAERNGKGISLLHFDAHVDTWKDNFGTPVGHGTPFHYAAQEGLIDPKRSIQIGIRSPVGNDVMDYTTDELGFNVVSAEQVHTGGVEAVVAAIKKTVGDNAVYLTFDIDGIDPSQAPGTGTPEVGGLFTWQALAIMKKLGDLNLVGMDMVEVAPAYDQAQITSLAAATLVWTYLCLLAVKKNT from the coding sequence ATGATCGAGCAACCGACATTTTCAGGGATCAGACGTTTTCTTCAATTTCCCGACCAATTAATTGAAGGCGAAAAACCAGACGTCACTGTGGTCGGTATTCCTTTTGATTTGGGAACCACCAACCGTCCCGGTTGCCGTTTCGGTCCGGCCGCTATCCGTGATGCCAGCTTTATGTTGATGGATGGTGCACATCCTGAATTAAGGGCCAATCCTATTGAAGACCTTCGCTGTATCGACGCCGGCGACCTGAACATCGCCAATGGCTATCTGGAACAGTCACTGGAAATGATCGAAAACCAGGTCCGCGATATTGATAGCCATCTCATCGCCCTTGGCGGTGACCATACGGTGACCTTGCCGATCTTACGAGCCCAGGCTGAACGCAATGGCAAGGGTATCTCGCTGCTTCATTTTGACGCGCATGTGGATACCTGGAAGGATAATTTTGGTACCCCTGTTGGTCATGGCACGCCGTTTCATTACGCCGCCCAGGAAGGTTTGATAGATCCCAAACGCAGCATTCAGATTGGCATCCGTTCGCCCGTTGGTAACGACGTCATGGATTACACAACCGATGAGTTGGGATTTAATGTTGTCAGCGCCGAACAGGTTCACACCGGCGGGGTCGAGGCGGTCGTTGCGGCGATCAAAAAGACGGTTGGCGACAATGCTGTTTACCTGACCTTTGATATCGACGGCATTGATCCTTCCCAGGCACCGGGCACCGGAACCCCGGAAGTTGGCGGGTTGTTCACCTGGCAGGCGTTGGCGATTATGAAAAAGCTGGGTGATCTGAATCTTGTTGGCATGGATATGGTCGAGGTCGCCCCCGCCTATGACCAGGCGCAAATCACCTCGCTGGCAGCCGCGACGCTGGTCTGGACTTATTTGTGCCTGTTGGCAGTCAAAAAGAACACGTAG